A stretch of Kyrpidia spormannii DNA encodes these proteins:
- a CDS encoding trans-sulfuration enzyme family protein: protein MRIDTRCSQAGTRRDPITGAISLPIHHATTYAHPGLGSSTGFDYTRTSNPTRLALEETIAALHGGCRGFAFASGMAAIDAIGRLFRPGDHLVLSDDLYGGTYRLFERLFRPLGLETTYVNTSDLRAVAKQIRPHTRALFVETPTNPTLKIADLRGLARLAHERGAWLIVDNTFMTPYLQRPLELGADIVVESATKYLGGHNDVLAGTVVVKSEALADSLAFIQNSIGAVLGPQDAWLLLRGVKTLHVRMDRHESNARALAEWLKAHPRVSRVYYPGLPDHPGHAVHRAQASGWGGMIAFEVANNRWVPPILAHLRVITFAESLGGTESLITYPAVQTHADVPPDVRQRLGVTDSLLRLSVGLEHIDDLIQDLDQALALAASAQVEESARKVTC, encoded by the coding sequence ATGCGCATTGACACGCGATGTTCCCAGGCGGGAACCCGCCGAGATCCCATCACCGGAGCGATTTCTTTACCCATCCACCACGCCACCACGTACGCTCATCCCGGCCTCGGTTCTTCGACCGGTTTCGACTATACCCGAACCTCGAATCCGACCCGCCTGGCCTTGGAGGAAACGATCGCCGCCTTGCACGGGGGATGCCGGGGGTTTGCCTTCGCTTCCGGCATGGCGGCCATCGACGCCATCGGCCGCCTGTTTCGCCCAGGAGATCATCTCGTGCTCTCGGACGATCTATACGGCGGCACCTACCGTTTATTCGAACGGCTCTTTCGCCCACTGGGTCTGGAAACCACCTATGTAAACACCTCCGACCTGCGGGCCGTGGCCAAGCAAATCCGCCCCCATACCCGGGCGCTGTTCGTGGAAACGCCGACCAATCCCACCCTCAAAATCGCCGACCTTCGGGGATTGGCACGGCTTGCCCACGAACGCGGAGCCTGGCTCATTGTCGACAACACCTTTATGACTCCGTACCTGCAACGGCCCCTGGAACTGGGGGCGGACATCGTGGTCGAGTCGGCCACCAAGTATCTCGGCGGACACAACGATGTCTTGGCCGGCACAGTAGTCGTAAAGTCAGAGGCGTTGGCGGATTCCCTGGCTTTTATTCAAAATTCCATTGGCGCGGTGTTAGGTCCTCAGGACGCTTGGCTGCTGTTGCGGGGGGTAAAAACTCTCCACGTGCGCATGGACCGGCATGAAAGCAATGCCCGAGCCCTGGCCGAGTGGCTGAAGGCACATCCCCGGGTATCCCGGGTGTATTACCCCGGACTCCCGGACCATCCCGGCCACGCCGTGCATCGGGCACAGGCCAGCGGGTGGGGTGGGATGATTGCCTTTGAAGTGGCGAACAACAGGTGGGTGCCCCCGATCCTCGCGCACCTGCGGGTGATCACCTTTGCAGAAAGCCTCGGCGGCACCGAATCGCTGATCACCTACCCGGCGGTCCAGACCCATGCCGACGTTCCCCCAGATGTACGACAGCGCCTCGGCGTCACGGACTCTCTTCTGAGGCTGTCTGTAGGCCTTGAACACATTGATGACCTGATCCAGGATTTGGACCAGGCCCTCGCGCTTGCGGCCAGCGCCCAGGTGGAGGAAAGTGCGCGCAAGGTGACGTGCTAA
- a CDS encoding lipase family alpha/beta hydrolase — MDTRKQLRQILSVTVAFAAMGMSQAFAYSYTHPAITNGEPLAAENPGVPITVGGEVGSLTPKITHHIRLIDVSPDQFTVDAVRRNPIGTVFYHIHDENRPFLLFINGIYEDASVFTDVYREAYAAGYNVATVKLDPDADFIANGHLLAGQLSVLRQQVPGIDGRLVLIGHSMGGLDAYVALGDYRPLDAAALISLGTPWGGSPLANLLNRVVQLPPDSPIPATLFGAAADRSLTPAKVRQEVTALHSENPTLRALRVVSVVGSIPSADTISSPFLRAGYAALSALGYPANDGAVPAPAQQYPFGGTTIQVSADHNGYVRWNRLQPILVDILHLPAPAGPSETNQPPGTLTTIAAREASRPNASPLRPAADPLQDLLNRLAIFEYDNSALRR; from the coding sequence TTGGACACCCGTAAACAGCTTCGCCAGATCCTGAGCGTGACCGTCGCTTTTGCCGCCATGGGGATGAGCCAAGCGTTCGCTTATTCCTATACCCATCCGGCGATCACCAATGGGGAGCCCTTGGCCGCTGAGAACCCCGGCGTCCCGATTACCGTCGGGGGCGAGGTCGGCTCTTTGACACCAAAGATCACACACCACATTCGCTTGATCGATGTAAGTCCCGATCAATTCACGGTGGACGCGGTCCGCCGGAATCCCATCGGCACCGTATTTTACCACATCCACGATGAGAATCGTCCATTTCTCCTGTTTATCAACGGGATTTATGAAGATGCGTCGGTATTTACAGACGTATACCGTGAAGCCTATGCGGCGGGTTATAACGTGGCCACGGTGAAGTTGGACCCTGATGCGGATTTTATTGCCAATGGCCATCTGTTGGCGGGCCAACTCAGCGTTCTTCGCCAGCAAGTCCCGGGCATCGATGGCCGCTTGGTCCTCATCGGCCACAGCATGGGGGGCCTTGATGCGTACGTGGCCCTGGGCGACTACCGGCCGCTGGACGCCGCGGCTCTGATCAGCCTCGGCACCCCCTGGGGCGGGAGCCCTCTGGCAAACCTTTTGAACCGCGTGGTCCAGTTGCCCCCGGATTCGCCGATTCCCGCAACGTTATTCGGCGCGGCGGCGGACCGCAGCCTTACTCCGGCCAAGGTGCGGCAGGAAGTGACCGCTTTACATAGCGAGAACCCCACCCTTCGCGCTCTCCGGGTGGTGTCTGTGGTAGGGAGCATCCCGTCAGCCGATACGATCAGCAGCCCTTTTCTCCGGGCGGGCTATGCCGCCCTGTCGGCTTTGGGATATCCCGCCAATGACGGCGCCGTGCCCGCCCCGGCCCAACAATATCCCTTCGGCGGGACCACCATTCAGGTCAGCGCCGACCACAACGGCTACGTCCGCTGGAACCGCCTCCAACCGATTCTGGTAGATATCCTGCACCTGCCCGCTCCGGCAGGACCTTCTGAAACGAATCAGCCGCCCGGCACCCTGACGACCATCGCCGCCCGGGAAGCCTCCCGGCCGAACGCGTCACCCCTGCGGCCTGCGGCCGATCCTTTGCAGGACTTGTTGAACCGCCTGGCGATTTTTGAATATGACAACTCCGCCCTGCGGCGCTGA
- the acsA gene encoding acetate--CoA ligase, whose translation MDLTNAVPGRPDGQLQDYEAARQVSWDEEAKQFTWWKTGRVNAAFEAVDRHVEEGRGDAPAILYYDGVRDETWSFRRLRDDAAQFGDALRRLGIGRGDRVFLFMPKGPELAVALLGIIRIGAVAGPLFEAFMETAVQDRLADSGAVAVVTTPTLRPRIPRERLPELRHVILVGAEASDAEAGEWSYTELMKGASADSPVEWVDRESPMLLHYTSGSTGKPKGVVHVHNLMIHQYRVGRWVLDLRPDDIYWCTADPGWITGTSAGLFAPWLHGVPVVIRGGRFQQEGWYETVEKFGVTVWFSAPTAFRMLMAGGDELPKRYNLSSLRHVLSAGEPLNPEVFRWGLRALGNRIHDNWWMTETGCTMITNYPALPIKPGSMGRPLPGIEAAILDDQGRVLGPNQLGNLAIRAGWPGMMRAIWNNEEKYKQYFPFEGWYISGDSAYRDEDGYFWFQGRVDDVINTSGERVGPFEVESKLVEHPAVAEAGVIGKPDPVRGEIIKAFISLRQGYAPTEELKQEIQQFVRNGLAAYAMPREIEFRDKLPKTRSGKIMRRVLKAWELGLPTGDLSTMED comes from the coding sequence ATGGATTTGACGAATGCAGTACCCGGGCGACCGGACGGGCAACTCCAAGATTACGAGGCCGCCCGGCAGGTGTCATGGGACGAAGAAGCGAAACAGTTCACTTGGTGGAAGACTGGCCGGGTCAATGCCGCGTTTGAGGCGGTGGACAGGCACGTAGAAGAGGGACGCGGCGATGCGCCGGCGATTTTATATTACGATGGGGTCCGGGATGAAACCTGGAGTTTTCGCCGGTTGCGGGATGATGCGGCCCAATTCGGGGATGCACTGCGGCGACTTGGGATCGGTCGGGGAGACCGGGTGTTTTTGTTCATGCCCAAGGGTCCAGAACTGGCTGTTGCACTACTCGGAATTATCCGCATCGGAGCGGTGGCCGGGCCGCTATTCGAAGCGTTCATGGAGACAGCGGTACAGGACCGGCTGGCAGACAGCGGTGCTGTTGCGGTGGTGACGACGCCGACCTTGCGCCCCCGCATCCCGAGGGAACGGCTTCCCGAGCTGCGCCACGTGATCCTGGTGGGGGCAGAGGCGTCGGATGCTGAGGCGGGAGAATGGTCCTATACCGAACTCATGAAGGGAGCCTCCGCCGACTCGCCTGTAGAATGGGTGGATCGGGAGTCGCCCATGCTTCTTCATTATACGTCCGGATCCACCGGTAAACCCAAAGGGGTCGTCCATGTGCACAACCTGATGATTCACCAGTACCGGGTTGGGCGGTGGGTTTTGGATCTGCGCCCCGACGATATTTATTGGTGTACCGCGGACCCGGGGTGGATCACCGGAACGTCCGCTGGTCTGTTCGCGCCTTGGCTTCACGGTGTCCCGGTGGTCATTCGGGGCGGGCGATTCCAACAGGAGGGTTGGTACGAGACTGTCGAAAAATTCGGCGTCACGGTCTGGTTCAGTGCCCCCACGGCATTCCGCATGTTGATGGCCGGCGGCGATGAGTTGCCAAAACGCTATAACTTGTCATCGCTCCGGCACGTTCTCAGTGCCGGGGAGCCGTTAAATCCGGAAGTATTTCGCTGGGGACTGCGCGCCCTGGGAAATCGCATCCACGACAACTGGTGGATGACGGAAACGGGTTGCACGATGATCACGAACTACCCCGCTCTGCCGATCAAGCCCGGTTCCATGGGCCGGCCCCTGCCGGGAATTGAGGCGGCCATTCTGGACGATCAAGGCCGGGTTCTCGGTCCAAACCAACTGGGGAACCTGGCCATCCGCGCCGGATGGCCGGGCATGATGCGGGCCATCTGGAATAATGAAGAGAAGTACAAGCAGTATTTTCCATTTGAGGGTTGGTACATCAGCGGGGATTCCGCCTATCGGGACGAAGATGGATACTTTTGGTTCCAGGGCCGGGTGGACGATGTCATCAACACCTCTGGGGAGCGGGTTGGCCCCTTTGAAGTGGAAAGCAAATTGGTGGAGCACCCGGCCGTAGCCGAGGCCGGGGTGATCGGCAAACCCGATCCGGTCCGAGGGGAGATCATCAAAGCCTTTATTTCCTTGAGGCAGGGCTACGCGCCCACGGAGGAACTCAAACAAGAGATCCAGCAGTTCGTGCGCAACGGCCTGGCGGCTTACGCCATGCCCCGGGAGATTGAATTCCGGGACAAACTGCCCAAAACTCGCAGTGGCAAAATCATGCGTCGGGTTTTGAAGGCGTGGGAATTGGGCCTGCCGACCGGGGATTTATCCACGATGGAGGATTAA
- a CDS encoding APC family permease translates to MPEEHLEPGQLKHNVLNRFDSVLIAVAGSAPAYSLSASTVALVAAVGLLAPGAILYGAIPMFGIALAFLYLNQAMPNSGASYVWVGRILHPWLGFLSGWSLLVSAVLFMMAGAIPAGTATLELLSPDKTDSVVWVTVVSAFWFLVMNALVMVGIHITNVVQRILTSIEVIGLIVLAVGGLIHASHQVAHPFSWSWFSLGGYGSLSTFLGGLLITCFYFWGWDVSLNLTEETRAKRVAPGLGGVLGTLIIVALFILLQVVIQLNLGDKPLADEAANIIPLLGETILPKPWSYIALIAVMISTVATLETTLIQATRTLFAMGRDKTVHPRFAVLHANWQTPVLSNIVIGVLGIILFVVSNLSASVSDLMTSAISAIGLQIAFYYGLTGISCAWHYRKSFAESFTAGIFRLAWPLVGGLVLLAIFVMNVFTLSFQETAIGLGLILVGIIPLLVAKFKYHSPYFEGHVFEPDAEEWSGTKEATVAAETVKRG, encoded by the coding sequence ATGCCTGAAGAACATTTGGAACCTGGACAACTCAAACACAATGTCCTGAATCGATTCGATTCCGTATTAATTGCCGTGGCGGGGTCGGCGCCCGCCTACAGTTTGTCGGCGTCGACAGTGGCTTTGGTGGCGGCGGTGGGATTGCTGGCACCGGGCGCCATTCTGTACGGCGCAATCCCTATGTTTGGGATCGCCCTGGCGTTTTTGTACCTCAACCAAGCGATGCCCAACTCCGGGGCCAGTTACGTGTGGGTGGGACGCATTCTCCACCCGTGGCTCGGGTTCCTGAGCGGATGGAGCTTGTTGGTCAGCGCGGTCTTGTTCATGATGGCTGGAGCGATTCCGGCGGGGACGGCGACTCTAGAGTTGTTAAGCCCGGATAAAACAGACAGCGTGGTCTGGGTGACCGTGGTTTCGGCGTTCTGGTTTCTGGTGATGAACGCCTTGGTCATGGTAGGAATTCACATTACCAACGTGGTTCAGCGGATTCTGACCAGTATTGAAGTGATTGGCCTCATCGTCCTGGCCGTGGGAGGGCTGATCCACGCTTCCCATCAGGTGGCCCACCCCTTCTCCTGGAGCTGGTTTTCCCTCGGCGGTTACGGAAGTCTCTCGACGTTTTTGGGGGGACTGTTGATCACCTGTTTTTATTTTTGGGGCTGGGACGTCAGCTTGAACCTGACGGAGGAAACCCGGGCAAAGCGAGTGGCTCCCGGCCTCGGCGGGGTGCTCGGGACATTGATCATCGTCGCTCTGTTTATCCTGTTGCAGGTGGTCATCCAGCTCAACCTCGGAGACAAGCCTTTGGCGGATGAAGCGGCGAATATTATTCCTCTTCTCGGGGAGACGATTCTTCCCAAGCCCTGGTCGTACATCGCCCTGATTGCGGTCATGATCAGTACTGTGGCCACCCTGGAGACCACGCTCATCCAGGCGACCCGGACTTTGTTCGCCATGGGCCGGGACAAGACGGTCCATCCTCGGTTTGCCGTGCTTCACGCGAATTGGCAGACACCGGTGCTCAGCAACATCGTCATCGGCGTCCTCGGCATCATTCTATTCGTGGTTTCTAATCTGTCTGCCAGCGTGAGCGATCTTATGACCAGCGCGATCAGCGCCATCGGGCTTCAGATCGCCTTTTACTACGGGCTCACCGGTATCAGCTGTGCTTGGCATTACCGAAAATCTTTTGCCGAATCTTTCACCGCCGGGATCTTCCGGCTGGCCTGGCCTTTGGTGGGCGGGTTGGTGTTGCTCGCCATTTTCGTCATGAATGTATTTACGCTCTCGTTCCAAGAGACGGCCATCGGGCTGGGGCTGATCCTCGTCGGAATCATTCCTTTGTTGGTGGCCAAATTCAAATACCACAGTCCGTATTTTGAGGGCCATGTGTTTGAACCGGATGCCGAAGAATGGTCCGGCACGAAGGAAGCTACAGTTGCCGCTGAAACTGTCAAGCGCGGTTGA
- a CDS encoding helix-turn-helix transcriptional regulator, giving the protein MDNQLYRLLKLITLIQAYPGIRAKRLAAECEVTERTIYRDIDRLAQITTISKGRRGEGYRFVGQFALYPLDLTEEEIAGLQAVAAWVETAHRPLPPGWKTAYQKVMAAHAKEKKVNQGFLERVGDVVRLGNPAWAPETPNVFPELLQAVIHRRPVKALYHSQSRDQTGWRRIDPYYLIPREHRFYVIGYCHTRKEFRTFRVSRFHELRVLDGEYEKRPFDLNEYMKYTWSIERGASLIRFVVKFSPKVARYVKEEELFLRPQIRELPDGSLWFQVVVNGASEFLRWLWTYGPDAEILEPKQYRDHMVGILRQWLEKYERAQQG; this is encoded by the coding sequence ATGGATAATCAGCTGTACCGCTTACTCAAACTCATCACGCTGATTCAGGCATACCCGGGGATTCGGGCCAAGCGACTCGCCGCAGAATGCGAGGTCACCGAGCGGACGATCTACCGGGACATCGATCGGCTCGCCCAGATTACGACGATTTCGAAGGGGCGCCGCGGTGAAGGTTACCGCTTTGTGGGACAGTTCGCCCTGTATCCCCTGGATCTTACCGAAGAGGAAATCGCCGGGCTCCAGGCGGTGGCCGCCTGGGTGGAAACCGCCCACAGGCCGTTGCCGCCGGGGTGGAAAACAGCGTATCAGAAAGTCATGGCCGCTCACGCCAAGGAAAAGAAGGTCAACCAGGGATTCCTGGAGCGCGTCGGGGATGTGGTGCGGTTGGGGAACCCGGCCTGGGCGCCAGAAACGCCCAACGTTTTTCCCGAATTGCTCCAGGCGGTGATACACCGGCGACCGGTGAAAGCCCTGTATCATTCCCAGAGCCGGGACCAAACCGGTTGGCGCCGGATCGATCCTTATTACCTCATCCCCCGGGAACACCGGTTTTATGTGATCGGCTATTGTCACACCCGCAAGGAATTTCGCACTTTCCGGGTCAGTCGGTTTCACGAGCTTCGGGTCTTGGATGGCGAGTATGAAAAAAGGCCTTTTGATTTAAATGAATATATGAAATATACCTGGTCGATTGAGCGGGGGGCTTCTCTTATCCGGTTTGTCGTGAAATTCTCCCCCAAGGTGGCGCGTTATGTCAAGGAGGAAGAGTTGTTCCTCCGCCCCCAGATCCGCGAACTTCCAGACGGATCACTCTGGTTTCAAGTCGTCGTGAACGGGGCGAGCGAATTTTTGCGCTGGTTGTGGACCTACGGCCCGGACGCTGAGATCCTTGAGCCGAAGCAGTATCGCGATCATATGGTCGGCATCTTACGGCAATGGCTGGAAAAGTATGAAAGGGCCCAGCAAGGCTAA
- a CDS encoding DMT family transporter encodes MQGERGTLWSLWAVAATWGINVVMVKYLTGMFSPVALVALRITMAAVLLLVLWRWRWSGGAGWPKDRKAWIGIFAAGFLSIYLHQLCLATGVRWASAGVASIILAMNPLITSVSAHWLFGESFGWRQAMGVLLGFGGVSLAVLRGGEAWIAGPEALRGEALVFVAMLVYVAGGLVIRWIGPRAGAMEITTFSHLFASVLLLGTATGTGVWGEDAGWPLDVWPWIVMILSGWGATALGTMFWNVGIQRIGATRTSIFLNTTPAAGVIFGGIFLHEHIGIPEVAGLLLVVAGVYLGSRKSAVRPPKGAAPSTGAISR; translated from the coding sequence ATGCAGGGGGAGCGGGGGACGTTATGGTCCCTGTGGGCCGTGGCGGCCACGTGGGGGATTAACGTGGTGATGGTGAAGTATCTGACGGGGATGTTTTCTCCCGTGGCGCTGGTGGCATTGCGGATCACGATGGCCGCCGTTCTCCTTCTCGTATTGTGGCGATGGCGCTGGAGTGGCGGGGCGGGGTGGCCCAAGGACAGGAAAGCGTGGATCGGGATTTTTGCCGCCGGGTTCCTCAGTATTTATCTTCATCAGTTGTGTTTGGCCACCGGGGTGCGGTGGGCGTCGGCGGGGGTGGCATCGATCATTTTGGCCATGAATCCGCTCATTACCAGTGTTTCTGCTCACTGGTTGTTCGGGGAGTCCTTTGGATGGCGCCAAGCGATGGGGGTGTTGTTGGGCTTCGGGGGAGTATCCCTGGCGGTACTCCGGGGCGGAGAGGCGTGGATAGCGGGTCCCGAGGCGCTCCGGGGGGAGGCCTTGGTTTTCGTGGCCATGCTCGTTTACGTGGCCGGGGGACTGGTGATCCGGTGGATTGGCCCTCGGGCGGGGGCCATGGAAATCACCACGTTCTCCCACTTGTTTGCCTCGGTGTTGCTTTTGGGGACTGCGACGGGAACGGGGGTGTGGGGCGAAGATGCGGGGTGGCCCCTGGATGTTTGGCCTTGGATCGTGATGATCCTGTCAGGGTGGGGAGCGACGGCTCTTGGGACGATGTTTTGGAATGTCGGGATCCAGCGGATTGGCGCGACTCGAACCAGTATCTTCCTCAACACGACCCCCGCCGCCGGGGTGATCTTTGGCGGAATCTTTCTTCATGAACACATCGGGATCCCGGAGGTGGCGGGGCTTTTGCTGGTGGTGGCGGGCGTGTACCTGGGTTCCCGAAAGAGTGCCGTGCGCCCCCCGAAGGGCGCCGCGCCTTCGACCGGGGCTATTTCTCGTTGA
- a CDS encoding RNA polymerase sigma factor, whose protein sequence is MESDEALARAFAEGHTGSFEVLVYRYHRPIHAYIQRLLGRTEPAEDLVQETFFRFVREVQRGRVPERVRPWLYRVATNLCRDYWKAAERRSEPGLPEDWSPAVLEKPSVSEIYERLETRQMIRDALDELSEIQKRMVILRFYQDLTYREIAEVLEVPEGTVKAYLFKALRHLREVFEQREPMGKGGEGIAARAISRR, encoded by the coding sequence ATGGAAAGTGACGAAGCGTTGGCCCGGGCTTTTGCAGAGGGTCATACCGGATCCTTTGAAGTCCTTGTTTATCGATACCATCGCCCGATTCACGCTTATATCCAGCGCCTTCTGGGAAGAACGGAGCCGGCGGAGGATCTGGTGCAGGAGACGTTCTTTCGGTTCGTCCGGGAGGTACAACGGGGACGAGTGCCGGAGCGGGTTCGCCCGTGGCTCTACCGGGTGGCGACGAATTTGTGCCGGGATTACTGGAAAGCGGCGGAGCGGCGTTCGGAGCCCGGGCTGCCCGAGGACTGGAGCCCGGCGGTGCTGGAGAAACCCTCGGTGTCGGAGATCTATGAGCGCCTGGAAACCCGGCAGATGATCCGGGATGCCTTAGATGAACTTTCCGAGATCCAGAAGCGTATGGTCATCTTGCGATTTTATCAGGACCTGACGTACCGGGAGATCGCCGAGGTGTTGGAGGTGCCGGAGGGGACTGTCAAAGCATACCTGTTCAAGGCGCTGCGCCACCTTCGGGAGGTCTTTGAGCAGAGGGAGCCGATGGGAAAAGGGGGCGAAGGGATTGCGGCCAGGGCAATATCCAGGCGATGA